In Halorubrum sp. BV1, the following proteins share a genomic window:
- a CDS encoding globin-coupled sensor protein, translating to MADRITAEDRKQVDGTRLIDELGIDQQQIAWRKDFTNFEQADEKRLSELNSVVEPVIDDAVEDFYEHLESYDETLEIFGRSSKGIEALKQNQREYLKGLFDGEYGQSHFETRARIGKIHDMLDLGPKIYLGAYSIFYRQLIDAVVDDLKTNLAQTDGGTAAQQSGSLTPEGALDELAERMQSMLKVMNLDQQVAMDTYIQSYSEQLESELEQQHRVIDDVDTQVTQAMRTAENITESTDKISQKTKEQAESMNQVASEVSGMSATVEEIASTADEVAAVSEQAEELAEEGRGAATEAIEMMERVDDSAQTVATDVEQLQGRVNEIDEIVEVINDISAQTNLLALNASIEAARAGEAGDGFAVVANEVKSLAEDSQEHAGTIERMVSDIKEDTAETVTSLKETTEEVNRGIEQVTTAMDTLQDIAESVQEASQGIREVSDATGDQAASTEEVASMVDELVEQADSVANEVETIAAANEEQAENVDQISETVQQLTTE from the coding sequence ATGGCTGACAGGATAACAGCGGAGGATCGAAAACAGGTAGACGGGACACGGTTGATAGATGAACTTGGGATCGACCAACAGCAAATCGCGTGGCGGAAGGACTTCACAAACTTTGAGCAAGCAGACGAGAAGCGACTTTCGGAGCTGAACAGCGTTGTCGAGCCGGTCATTGACGATGCGGTTGAGGATTTTTACGAGCATTTGGAATCGTACGATGAAACCCTCGAGATATTCGGCCGTTCGAGCAAAGGCATCGAAGCGCTCAAACAGAACCAGCGAGAGTATCTGAAAGGCTTATTCGACGGAGAGTACGGCCAGAGTCACTTCGAGACCCGCGCCCGAATCGGGAAAATACATGATATGCTGGATCTCGGACCGAAGATCTATCTCGGTGCCTACAGTATCTTTTACCGGCAGCTGATCGACGCCGTCGTCGATGACCTGAAAACAAATCTCGCACAGACGGACGGCGGCACTGCGGCACAGCAGAGCGGATCTCTCACACCGGAAGGGGCGCTCGATGAACTCGCCGAGCGCATGCAGTCGATGTTGAAAGTAATGAACCTCGACCAGCAGGTGGCTATGGATACCTACATCCAGTCGTACAGCGAACAGCTTGAGTCCGAACTGGAACAACAACACCGGGTCATCGACGATGTCGATACGCAAGTAACGCAGGCCATGCGGACCGCTGAAAACATCACAGAAAGTACAGATAAAATCAGTCAGAAAACCAAAGAGCAAGCGGAGTCGATGAACCAGGTCGCAAGCGAAGTCTCGGGCATGTCCGCCACTGTCGAAGAAATCGCATCGACGGCAGACGAAGTGGCCGCAGTGAGCGAGCAGGCCGAAGAGCTTGCAGAAGAGGGTCGGGGGGCTGCAACGGAAGCGATCGAAATGATGGAACGGGTCGACGACTCCGCGCAGACCGTCGCCACCGACGTCGAACAGCTCCAAGGGCGCGTCAACGAGATCGACGAAATTGTCGAAGTCATAAACGACATATCAGCACAGACGAATCTGCTCGCGTTGAACGCCTCGATCGAGGCCGCTCGTGCCGGCGAAGCGGGAGACGGGTTCGCAGTCGTTGCAAACGAAGTGAAGAGTCTCGCCGAGGACTCACAGGAGCACGCGGGCACGATCGAACGGATGGTTTCGGACATCAAAGAAGACACGGCAGAAACAGTCACCAGCCTCAAAGAAACGACGGAGGAAGTCAATCGGGGAATCGAGCAGGTCACCACAGCGATGGACACGCTACAAGACATCGCTGAATCCGTCCAAGAGGCGTCACAGGGTATCCGCGAGGTCTCCGATGCAACCGGAGACCAAGCCGCAAGCACCGAGGAAGTGGCGAGTATGGTCGACGAATTGGTCGAGCAGGCAGATTCGGTCGCCAACGAGGTCGAAACCATTGCCGCGGCAAACGAGGAACAAGCAGAGAACGTCGACCAGATCAGCGAGACGGTTCAGCAACTCACGACAGAGTAA
- a CDS encoding hybrid sensor histidine kinase/response regulator has protein sequence MLHVDDNEGILDLSASFLEKKHDSISVHSEHRVEGALEYLDANDVHCIVSDYDMPGCNGIEFLEQIRETYPDLPFILFTGEGSEEIASKAISKGVTDYLRKRTGAERYELLANRIDNVVSQRRSEQRANQTERWLVELAEETQNVLWIVTADMDDVIFINSAFAELYDLPIHRFRDDPLSFLEATHPDDRAEVAQAVERLQDGETVEVEHRVNAGEDYQRWVYVQGKPIYDGDGNIARIVGFITEITERKERERKLRQFQRAVEASGHSIYCTDRDGVIEFVNPAFEELTGYTAEEAIGETPQLLKSGEHDQAFYSDLWETILSGDVWRSDVVNQRKDGERFIIDQTIAPVRDESGEITHFVAVNTDITEQRATERKLAILRTAIDNAHSPLILTDPQQEDNPIVYVNEAFEDITGYPQTEVLGRNCRFLQGERTDQETVAKLREAIENEEPITVELQNYRKDGTPFWNELTVAPVYDGDGALVRYLGTQRDVTGQRKQTRELKRQNDRLNKFASVVSHDLRNPLNVAKGRLQLAREECENEHMSHVEDALDRMEALITDMLTLARQGQSVTEVESVRLAPLFEECWDTVETEAASFVVEIDTETSIRADPSRMKQAFENLLRNAVEHGGSGVTVTVGTLDDGVYIEDDGPGISEQSYGQVFESGYSTRASGTGFGLSIVNQIVDAHGWSIRATESESGGARFEITGIGRTVPQT, from the coding sequence GTGCTTCACGTCGATGACAACGAAGGGATCTTAGATCTCAGCGCGTCGTTTCTCGAAAAAAAGCACGATTCGATATCGGTTCACAGCGAACACCGTGTCGAAGGGGCACTCGAGTATCTCGACGCGAATGACGTCCATTGTATCGTCTCCGACTACGATATGCCGGGATGCAACGGCATCGAGTTTCTCGAACAGATCCGCGAGACGTATCCGGATCTTCCATTTATTCTCTTTACCGGGGAGGGATCCGAAGAGATTGCGAGCAAGGCGATCTCGAAGGGAGTAACGGACTATCTACGAAAGCGAACGGGCGCAGAGCGCTACGAGCTTCTGGCCAATCGAATCGACAACGTCGTTTCTCAGCGCCGGTCAGAGCAACGCGCAAACCAGACCGAACGATGGCTCGTGGAACTCGCTGAAGAGACGCAAAACGTACTCTGGATCGTCACTGCGGACATGGATGACGTGATCTTCATCAATTCCGCGTTTGCGGAGCTGTACGACCTTCCGATACACCGCTTCCGCGACGATCCGCTGTCGTTTTTGGAGGCGACGCACCCCGACGATCGGGCAGAGGTAGCACAAGCCGTCGAACGGCTTCAAGACGGGGAGACCGTTGAAGTCGAACATCGGGTCAACGCAGGCGAGGACTACCAACGGTGGGTGTACGTTCAAGGAAAGCCCATCTACGACGGCGACGGCAACATCGCTCGGATCGTCGGGTTCATCACGGAGATCACTGAACGAAAGGAGCGCGAACGGAAACTTCGACAGTTTCAGCGGGCTGTCGAGGCCTCGGGTCACTCGATTTACTGTACTGATCGAGACGGCGTCATCGAGTTCGTTAATCCGGCTTTCGAGGAGTTGACCGGATACACCGCTGAGGAAGCGATCGGGGAGACACCGCAGCTCCTCAAGTCTGGCGAGCACGATCAGGCGTTCTACAGCGACCTGTGGGAGACGATCCTCAGCGGCGACGTCTGGCGGAGCGACGTGGTTAACCAGCGGAAAGACGGCGAACGGTTCATCATCGATCAGACGATCGCGCCGGTGAGAGACGAGTCGGGAGAGATCACGCACTTCGTCGCGGTCAACACTGACATCACGGAGCAACGAGCCACCGAGCGTAAACTGGCGATCCTCCGGACGGCGATCGACAACGCCCACTCACCACTCATCCTGACTGATCCACAGCAGGAAGACAACCCGATAGTGTACGTCAATGAGGCGTTTGAAGACATCACGGGATATCCGCAAACGGAAGTCCTCGGTCGGAACTGCCGGTTCCTCCAGGGTGAAAGAACCGACCAGGAGACGGTCGCCAAGCTTCGAGAGGCAATCGAGAACGAAGAGCCGATCACCGTCGAACTCCAGAATTATCGGAAGGACGGAACGCCGTTCTGGAACGAGTTGACGGTCGCGCCGGTGTACGATGGGGATGGCGCTCTCGTCCGGTATCTCGGTACACAGCGTGACGTCACCGGCCAGAGAAAGCAAACTCGGGAATTGAAGCGGCAGAATGACCGCCTCAACAAGTTCGCCAGCGTCGTCTCTCACGACCTTCGAAATCCGTTAAACGTGGCGAAAGGCCGGCTCCAACTCGCCAGAGAAGAGTGTGAAAACGAGCACATGTCACACGTTGAGGACGCTCTCGATCGGATGGAGGCGCTGATCACCGACATGCTGACGCTGGCTCGTCAAGGACAAAGCGTCACCGAGGTCGAATCGGTCCGGCTGGCACCGTTGTTCGAGGAATGCTGGGACACTGTCGAGACGGAAGCAGCCTCGTTCGTGGTCGAGATCGACACGGAGACCTCGATTCGAGCAGACCCCAGTCGCATGAAACAAGCGTTTGAGAATCTGCTCCGAAATGCAGTCGAACACGGCGGCTCCGGTGTCACGGTGACGGTTGGCACGCTGGACGACGGCGTATATATCGAGGACGACGGTCCGGGGATATCAGAGCAGAGCTACGGTCAGGTATTCGAATCCGGGTATTCGACGAGGGCATCCGGAACCGGATTCGGATTGAGTATCGTCAACCAGATCGTGGATGCTCACGGGTGGAGCATACGAGCGACCGAGAGCGAGTCAGGTGGCGCTCGCTTCGAAATTACGGGCATCGGACGTACCGTGCCACAGACATGA
- a CDS encoding PAS domain S-box protein, with protein sequence MSEPGSPATNPEENHQVRREIFERMSDGVVALDDTLRITFVNSSATTLLDADAESLLGEDICDVFQNQRDRTVRDTIKQAIETGELASFDCSPQRAGQWCKVRIHPGDEGVTIVLSDITEDRHKAEQADTLFNNAQDGLFVIAVENAGETFRVKRVNPAYETVTGTSAVELQGKTVREITGKADSAHVREKYKECVSGQQPVQYKEYLSTFDGGSWWETRIAPVLVNGTVSHIVGSTRNITEQKQREQRLQKFEQMVEHTGHAVFFTDADGQIEYVNPEFEDLTGYTAVEVLGKKPGFLNSGEHDDAFFADLWDTVLDGEVWSGEIVNKRKDGAHFVANHTIAPVTDDSGDVTHFVAIYNDITGRKRRETELRQKTRALENAPVGITLTDPSQEDNPMTYVNKRFSEVTGYEKEDSIGRNCRFLQGERTDPDQIETIRDAVNEVESTETTLLNYRKDGTKFWNQLSISPVKDENGELETFVGFQKDITDKKEREQRLETYELVVQAMNEVAYLVDDNKRIQFANDAALEFAGVSHEAMKGRQIGPVTKSMAAPDEDPTRFINVIDSLLEDDKPDVGEWIQEPDGTETLSLGFGLELDSVGKIYTEQRFVPVELYDGERGVAVISRDITHQQEREQEIQTHLVQAQEVGHVGSWFLEIETSDLQWSDECYRIFGLEPGTAMTYERFLTIVHPDDRDKVTEAWDDALENGGYDIEHRIVVEGETRWVREIAEVEFDADGDPESGIGVVRDITEQVQRTHEVRAQKRRYESLFKNVSGAVVVTDTAGNITTCNPGFTDLFGYDIDEIEGDHLRTITDNGADIERVLEATAVPNKPKIINYQKNTGHVFSGESRGSPLRTHDGDIDGYVVHIIDISEEQENREHLQVLGRIFRHNVRNNMNVIMGAAQRIREHGSDTVTPWAEKILEKSQTFVEMGENQQRITKLLTRKRETEDIDVVPILKEVVSGVQKHYPDATLNVDLATGGQANTVREIDAAIRELVQNAIIHSEQTRPRVDIRHRYTDAITEITIRDNGPGIPEQEWSVLTADGEINSLNHGTGLGLWFVNHVVRRSNGTLSFDTNELGGTTVRIRLPTSMSHAKQAGDC encoded by the coding sequence ATGAGCGAACCAGGATCACCAGCAACTAATCCAGAAGAGAACCACCAGGTGCGACGTGAGATTTTCGAACGCATGTCTGACGGTGTCGTGGCACTAGACGATACACTCCGGATCACATTCGTCAACAGTTCCGCGACGACACTGCTTGATGCCGACGCCGAGTCTCTCCTTGGCGAAGACATTTGTGACGTATTCCAGAATCAGAGGGACAGGACGGTTCGAGACACAATCAAGCAGGCAATCGAAACCGGAGAACTAGCCTCGTTCGATTGTTCTCCCCAGAGAGCAGGGCAGTGGTGTAAGGTCAGAATCCACCCGGGTGACGAGGGCGTGACTATTGTCCTCAGCGACATAACAGAAGATCGACACAAGGCAGAACAGGCAGATACGTTATTCAACAACGCACAAGACGGGCTGTTTGTCATCGCAGTCGAAAACGCTGGAGAGACGTTCCGTGTCAAGCGAGTTAACCCCGCATACGAGACAGTTACGGGCACTTCAGCCGTCGAACTACAAGGGAAAACAGTCCGTGAAATCACCGGGAAAGCGGACAGCGCACATGTCCGTGAAAAATACAAAGAGTGTGTCAGCGGACAACAGCCTGTCCAATACAAAGAATACCTGTCAACGTTCGACGGCGGATCGTGGTGGGAAACGCGAATCGCACCGGTACTGGTCAATGGAACGGTTTCGCACATTGTCGGATCGACACGGAATATCACCGAACAGAAGCAACGCGAGCAACGTCTACAGAAGTTCGAACAGATGGTCGAACACACCGGACACGCCGTCTTCTTTACCGACGCAGATGGGCAGATCGAATACGTAAATCCAGAATTCGAGGACCTAACTGGATACACAGCTGTTGAAGTGCTCGGAAAGAAACCTGGTTTTCTCAATTCCGGTGAGCACGACGATGCGTTTTTCGCCGACCTATGGGACACTGTTCTGGACGGCGAAGTCTGGAGTGGCGAAATCGTGAATAAACGCAAGGACGGAGCACACTTCGTCGCCAACCACACGATTGCGCCGGTGACAGATGACTCGGGAGACGTAACTCACTTTGTCGCAATCTATAATGATATTACTGGGCGAAAACGGCGTGAAACCGAACTCCGACAAAAGACGCGTGCGCTCGAAAACGCGCCGGTCGGAATCACGCTTACCGATCCGTCACAGGAAGATAACCCCATGACCTACGTAAACAAGCGGTTCTCCGAGGTTACGGGCTATGAAAAGGAGGACTCCATCGGTCGGAACTGCCGGTTCCTTCAGGGCGAGAGGACCGACCCCGATCAAATCGAAACGATCCGCGACGCCGTTAACGAGGTTGAGTCGACTGAGACGACCCTACTGAACTATCGTAAGGACGGGACCAAATTCTGGAACCAGTTATCCATTTCTCCCGTGAAAGACGAAAACGGCGAATTGGAAACCTTCGTCGGATTCCAAAAAGACATCACCGACAAAAAAGAGCGCGAACAGCGCTTAGAAACCTACGAACTCGTCGTGCAGGCGATGAATGAAGTTGCATACCTCGTTGACGATAACAAGCGCATCCAGTTTGCTAACGATGCGGCACTTGAGTTTGCAGGTGTCTCACATGAAGCGATGAAGGGGCGGCAGATCGGACCGGTGACCAAGTCGATGGCTGCACCGGACGAAGATCCCACACGGTTCATCAACGTGATCGATTCGCTCCTCGAAGATGACAAACCCGATGTCGGTGAATGGATCCAAGAGCCGGATGGGACAGAAACGTTGTCTTTAGGATTTGGTCTCGAATTAGACTCGGTTGGCAAGATATACACTGAGCAGCGGTTTGTCCCCGTAGAACTCTACGACGGTGAGCGAGGTGTTGCAGTTATTTCGCGGGATATCACACATCAACAAGAAAGAGAACAAGAGATCCAGACCCACCTCGTACAGGCGCAAGAAGTCGGACACGTCGGGAGTTGGTTCTTGGAAATCGAAACCAGCGACCTCCAGTGGTCGGATGAATGTTATCGGATCTTCGGCCTAGAACCAGGGACAGCGATGACGTATGAACGGTTTCTAACAATCGTTCACCCTGACGACCGTGACAAAGTAACAGAAGCATGGGATGACGCATTGGAGAACGGCGGGTACGACATAGAACACCGAATCGTGGTAGAGGGTGAGACACGATGGGTTCGAGAGATAGCAGAAGTTGAATTCGACGCGGACGGAGATCCGGAGAGCGGTATCGGTGTCGTCCGGGACATTACAGAACAGGTGCAGCGGACCCACGAAGTGCGCGCACAGAAGAGGCGATACGAGTCACTATTCAAAAACGTCAGCGGCGCAGTCGTAGTGACGGATACTGCGGGCAATATTACGACGTGCAACCCGGGATTCACCGATCTGTTTGGATATGATATTGACGAAATCGAAGGAGACCATCTGCGCACAATCACAGACAATGGAGCCGATATCGAACGCGTGCTTGAAGCGACAGCTGTCCCGAACAAACCGAAGATCATCAACTACCAGAAAAACACCGGACACGTCTTCTCGGGCGAATCACGAGGATCACCGCTACGGACCCATGATGGCGATATTGATGGCTACGTTGTTCATATTATAGATATTTCTGAAGAGCAGGAAAACCGCGAACATCTGCAAGTGCTCGGGCGCATCTTCCGCCATAACGTGAGGAACAATATGAATGTGATCATGGGGGCGGCACAACGCATCCGAGAGCATGGATCGGACACGGTGACGCCGTGGGCTGAGAAGATACTCGAGAAAAGCCAGACCTTCGTCGAAATGGGAGAAAATCAACAGAGAATCACCAAGCTTCTGACCCGAAAGCGTGAAACGGAGGATATCGACGTCGTTCCGATACTCAAAGAGGTCGTCTCGGGCGTACAGAAACACTATCCTGATGCGACGCTGAATGTTGATCTGGCTACCGGCGGTCAAGCGAATACTGTACGTGAGATCGACGCGGCGATCCGAGAACTGGTACAGAATGCAATTATTCACTCGGAGCAGACGCGCCCACGCGTCGATATTCGCCATCGATACACAGATGCGATTACTGAGATTACGATACGGGACAATGGGCCGGGAATTCCGGAACAAGAATGGAGCGTATTGACCGCAGACGGAGAAATCAATTCACTGAACCACGGAACGGGGCTCGGACTTTGGTTCGTCAATCATGTTGTTCGCCGGTCGAATGGGACCCTGTCATTTGACACGAACGAGTTAGGAGGGACAACGGTGAGGATCCGGCTTCCGACGAGTATGTCTCACGCGAAACAGGCGGGGGATTGCTAG
- a CDS encoding L-lactate permease, with product MTSGVDVAIAALPLLLAGVLLVGLLWPATRAMPIAWVTAIGVGYFAWNMPVNWLAAASAAGFMTAIEILWIVFGALVLLYTLMEAGAFDRINRGFATVSDDRRVQIVLIAFFMATFIEGAAGFGTPAAVVAPLLLGLGFPALAAVVAAIIGHIIAVTYGAVGTPIVVGIQSPMESVEFTRTAIQEGGMTVQEFSVNVAAWAATYHALVGFVMPLFAVGMVVYFFGDPEERSLAPAWEVAPLCLLSGIAFAVPYWISAWFLTAEFPSLIGSMVGGTIILSILRAGYLLPDDEWEFPEREQWADHWVGTIEPGQSNGSNGADSIEAEAADLEGGEDMTLFKAWSPYVLLVILLVVTRAVDPISNFINRDLFVVSWGEILGTSLGGSVAWMNVPGFWLLVSAVLAIPIFGMSGNEVSEAWKEAGRKIVSPFIALVFVIAMVQVMLQSGTHPGAPEVGSMIVLLAQTTAGLLGAAYPAFASLIGALGAAMAGSNTVSNITFGAFQFEAATQLGLPRTIIVGAQAVGGAIGNLVAIHNLVAALATVGLLGQEGRVMRLNLIPLLYYASGVGILCLLFSYVLFPTVF from the coding sequence GTGACGTCCGGCGTTGATGTCGCGATCGCGGCGCTCCCGCTGCTGCTCGCGGGCGTGCTTCTTGTCGGCCTCCTCTGGCCGGCGACCCGTGCGATGCCGATTGCGTGGGTGACAGCCATCGGGGTGGGCTACTTCGCGTGGAACATGCCAGTGAACTGGCTCGCTGCGGCGTCCGCGGCGGGCTTTATGACCGCGATAGAGATCCTCTGGATCGTCTTCGGCGCGCTCGTCCTCTTGTACACGCTGATGGAGGCGGGAGCGTTCGACCGGATCAACCGCGGGTTCGCGACGGTCAGTGACGACCGGCGCGTCCAGATCGTGTTGATCGCGTTCTTCATGGCGACGTTCATCGAGGGTGCCGCCGGATTCGGGACGCCGGCCGCGGTTGTCGCGCCGCTGCTCTTGGGCCTTGGATTCCCGGCGCTCGCCGCCGTGGTCGCTGCCATCATCGGACACATCATCGCGGTCACATACGGGGCGGTGGGGACCCCGATCGTGGTCGGTATTCAGAGTCCGATGGAGAGCGTCGAGTTCACTCGCACCGCGATCCAAGAGGGTGGGATGACCGTCCAAGAGTTCTCCGTCAACGTGGCGGCGTGGGCGGCGACGTATCACGCCTTGGTCGGGTTTGTGATGCCGCTTTTCGCCGTCGGAATGGTCGTCTACTTCTTTGGTGACCCAGAAGAGCGCTCGCTGGCACCGGCCTGGGAGGTCGCGCCGCTCTGTCTCCTCTCGGGGATCGCGTTCGCCGTGCCGTACTGGATCTCGGCGTGGTTCCTCACGGCCGAGTTCCCGTCGCTCATCGGATCGATGGTCGGCGGCACGATCATCCTGAGTATCCTTCGCGCGGGGTACCTCCTGCCGGACGACGAGTGGGAGTTCCCCGAGCGCGAGCAGTGGGCGGACCACTGGGTGGGCACGATCGAGCCCGGTCAGTCGAACGGCTCGAACGGCGCTGACTCGATCGAGGCGGAGGCGGCCGACCTCGAAGGCGGCGAGGATATGACGCTGTTCAAGGCGTGGTCGCCGTACGTCCTGCTCGTGATCCTCCTGGTCGTGACCCGCGCGGTCGACCCGATCTCGAATTTCATCAACCGAGACCTCTTCGTCGTCAGCTGGGGCGAGATCCTCGGCACCTCACTTGGCGGCTCGGTCGCGTGGATGAACGTGCCGGGCTTCTGGCTGCTCGTGAGCGCCGTGCTCGCGATTCCGATATTCGGCATGTCGGGTAACGAGGTCAGCGAAGCGTGGAAGGAAGCCGGTCGGAAGATCGTCTCGCCGTTCATCGCCTTAGTGTTCGTCATCGCGATGGTGCAGGTGATGCTCCAGTCCGGCACGCATCCGGGCGCACCGGAAGTCGGGAGCATGATCGTCTTGCTCGCGCAGACGACCGCCGGCCTGCTCGGTGCCGCGTACCCGGCGTTCGCCTCGCTCATCGGCGCGCTCGGCGCGGCGATGGCCGGGTCGAACACCGTCTCGAACATCACCTTCGGCGCGTTCCAGTTCGAGGCCGCGACGCAGCTCGGGCTCCCGCGAACGATCATCGTCGGCGCACAGGCCGTCGGCGGTGCCATCGGGAACCTCGTCGCGATCCACAACCTCGTCGCCGCGCTGGCGACGGTCGGTCTCCTCGGACAGGAGGGACGGGTGATGCGGCTGAACCTCATTCCGCTCCTCTACTACGCGTCAGGCGTCGGAATCTTGTGTCTGCTGTTCAGCTACGTGCTGTTCCCGACCGTGTTCTAA
- a CDS encoding acyl-CoA thioesterase, giving the protein MPTVSDTYIENRQRVQPTHTNNYESAHGGNVVKWMDEVGAMSAMRHAGETCVTAKISELDFKRPIPQGDTCVIESYAYAAGRTSVRVRLRAFRESPRTGDREVTTESYFVFVAVDEDGDPTPVPDLETGGKRCRTLRDAALDAEPADAT; this is encoded by the coding sequence ATGCCGACCGTCAGCGACACCTACATCGAGAACCGCCAGCGCGTCCAGCCGACGCACACGAACAACTACGAGTCGGCACACGGGGGGAACGTCGTCAAGTGGATGGACGAGGTCGGCGCGATGTCCGCGATGCGTCACGCCGGCGAGACCTGCGTCACCGCCAAGATCAGCGAGCTCGACTTCAAACGACCCATTCCGCAGGGCGACACCTGCGTCATCGAGTCGTACGCGTACGCGGCCGGTCGGACGAGCGTCCGCGTCCGCCTGCGCGCGTTCCGCGAATCACCCCGAACCGGCGACCGCGAGGTGACGACGGAGTCGTACTTCGTGTTCGTCGCGGTCGACGAGGACGGCGACCCGACGCCCGTTCCCGACCTCGAAACCGGCGGAAAGCGGTGTCGAACCCTCCGTGACGCAGCGCTCGATGCCGAACCGGCCGACGCAACGTAA